One Intestinimonas butyriciproducens genomic window, GGCTGAGGACACAAAAGGTCAAGCAGCGTAATGTACGAGAGTACATTACGCTGCTTGACCTTTTAGATCGAGTTTTGCAAGCACCTGTGCGTCCTCCATCGCGCCGATGAAGGTATACGCTGCTGCCGGTGGCCGCTGCTTCTGTCACCATCATGAATAACAATTTCTTTAATCAGATCTCGAAGCATTCCTGGGGTCAGTTCCTCAAGTGTATTACTCGCCATCTTTAATATGATCTGGCCGCGATGAGCGCGGAGCGGGGAGCCCCAGTCCGCACAGTACAACATTCCAGAGAACAGCGCAGGAATTCTTGCTTAGTGAGGCGTTTCCGGTGAGCGCGTATCCTTTGAATTGTTTAATTGTTTTTGAAAAATACCCCAACTCCGTGTTGGAGTTCTGTATTACAAAACTACCGTCCGGCCTGATAATATGATAATACATCAGCTACTCTTCATCCTCTAAGGAAAGGAAATCGGTGATGTACTCCAGTGGGACGGCTGCTATCAGTCCAGTGCTCATACTGCCATCCTGCATAGGGTAAGCAGTAGCATCAACGCCAAACAATACCACTAGATTTCCAGCAGGATCACTACCTAACGCGACTCTTTGCTCTCCTCGTACTAATGCTTCTACAAAGGGCTCCGGGTTCAGTGGCTGTATTGATTGTCCACAAAGAGTCTGAAAATCTCCCTCAGTAGAACAAAGTGCTAAATAGTCAAAGTTCCTGACCTGTGCCCTGTAAACAAGTTCCTCATATAACTTTTCTTTATTGTTATTATCTGCTGAGACAGCAGAAACAATGCCGCTGACCTGATCAAAACGCAACTTAATAACAGTTTCAAAGTGTCTGGACATTTGTTCATTCATTCTAGACATATAAATTTGACCAATTTCGTAAACGGCCTTTTCACTCTTTCGACTCATGTAGATTCCGAGCAGGCTAATATCCGGGTTCCAGAAAAATACTAGTTAGCACGCAATGGAAAGAGATATCCTTTCCCGCTTGCTGGTGAGTTTCCCAAGCCCCTGGCCCGACACAAAACGTGCGGGCCGAACACCACGCGAACGTGGTGGCTTGCGCGTCCTTGCGGACGCTTCTATTCCGGAGGCATAGCAAAAGCCGGAAACGGAGTCAAGGGTAAAATAAATGCGCTACGCGCACCCCTGACATCGCTTCCGGCCTTTGTCTTTGGGCAGGCAAAGCAAGGTGTATTGCTCTGCCTCGGCTCCATAGAAGCGATCTTATGCACCCGGCTCGGCCATCTTCTCGCCTCATTTCCTGGAGGCAGCTATCCGGAAATGGGTATGAAAAAGGGACACTGCTTCAAGTCAGTGTCCCTTTTCGTGTATTTTTCTTAAAACCCTCGCCCGTTTAGCCGCCTATCCGAA contains:
- a CDS encoding DUF4368 domain-containing protein — protein: MLYCADWGSPLRAHRGQIILKMASNTLEELTPGMLRDLIKEIVIHDGDRSSGHRQQRIPSSARWRTHRCLQNSI